In Zunongwangia profunda SM-A87, the following proteins share a genomic window:
- a CDS encoding adenylate/guanylate cyclase domain-containing protein, with product MSILSLIYRYSILRLFFRQVVFWLIAYSVLLVILYYTAQMVNMPLGINWNIKFSNLFLFFMAFGFLTGSVLSLVEGILKILPFKSRSLAFDSLVRTTFYFVALWLIVIIIKNVLNSYSYLFISGYPATPSNTRNFDIIILTYTLFMIFIVSFINEMVSKNNPGFTMPLILGKYRFPREENRVFIFLDLKGSTHLAEELGHLKYSSFIQESIMDVNQIAKKFKAHIYQYVGDEIVLTWKLEHFDTLDAIRFLFAVHKRLEKREEHYTSIYATAPFFRAGVHEGKVTAIEIGDLKREIAFHGDTMNVCSRIQGLCKIFNKKILISGQVNQNKEIAQNFKVTPLGPQMLEGKEHVVEVFAVEER from the coding sequence ATGTCCATCTTAAGCCTTATTTACCGATATTCAATTTTGAGGTTGTTTTTCAGGCAGGTAGTCTTTTGGTTAATAGCCTATTCCGTACTGTTGGTTATCCTTTATTATACGGCACAAATGGTAAACATGCCATTGGGCATCAATTGGAATATTAAATTTTCCAACCTTTTCCTTTTTTTTATGGCCTTTGGCTTTTTAACAGGTTCAGTACTTTCTTTAGTGGAAGGAATACTTAAAATATTACCGTTTAAAAGTAGGTCCCTGGCCTTTGATAGTTTGGTCAGGACCACTTTTTATTTTGTTGCCCTATGGCTTATTGTGATTATCATTAAAAATGTATTGAATAGCTATAGTTACTTATTTATAAGCGGATATCCGGCCACACCTTCAAATACAAGGAATTTTGATATCATTATCCTCACCTATACCTTGTTTATGATTTTTATTGTGAGCTTTATAAATGAAATGGTCAGTAAAAACAATCCCGGGTTTACCATGCCTTTGATTCTTGGCAAATACCGGTTCCCCCGGGAAGAAAACAGGGTTTTTATATTTCTGGATCTCAAAGGTTCTACCCATTTGGCCGAAGAACTTGGGCATCTCAAGTATAGTAGTTTTATCCAGGAAAGCATCATGGATGTCAACCAGATAGCCAAAAAGTTCAAGGCACATATCTATCAGTACGTTGGTGATGAGATCGTCTTGACATGGAAATTGGAACATTTCGATACATTGGATGCTATTAGATTTCTGTTTGCCGTGCATAAAAGACTTGAAAAAAGGGAAGAGCATTATACCTCTATCTATGCAACGGCACCGTTTTTTCGTGCCGGTGTGCACGAGGGGAAAGTTACGGCCATTGAAATTGGGGACCTAAAAAGGGAAATTGCCTTTCACGGTGACACCATGAATGTTTGTTCCAGAATACAGGGGCTCTGCAAGATTTTCAATAAAAAAATACTCATCTCCGGGCAAGTAAACCAAAACAAGGAAATTGCCCAGAATTTTAAAGTTACTCCCTTGGGACCACAAATGCTGGAAGGAAAGGAACATGTTGTAGAAGTATTTGCTGTTGAGGAGCGATAA
- a CDS encoding efflux RND transporter permease subunit, translating into MKKQGSMIEWAMKNKAFPLALTFIFVLIGLLGLFNMPRNEFPEFTIRQGLVMGFYPGANSQEVEEQLTAKVEKFLFSYNEVDKEKTYSYSREGEMYIYVEVADRIGHNETEQFWNKLKNDLLIFQQRNVPPGVKGIIVNSDFGSTAAMILAVESKTRPYKDLQKHVEEIEDQLRQLKGMAKISHSGGFTEQIAVYVDQNKLAQYGISPGTLMQSLQSQGTIRPNGTLESPSFDRPINMEVFLKNVTDISNHIVSTDRDGRVIRIKDIAEVKKEYEDPDSFITANGTKAMIITLEMASGNNIVQFGDRIDEKLDTFKEQLPQDIELRKIANQPEVVHHSISYFLKEFGFALAGVIIVTLLLLPFRVASVAAATIPITILATLALMFMLGMELNTVTLAALIIVLGIVVDDPIVVIDNHVEKLDEGQSVWKAALNSAKELFPSVFTATLAISATFLPLVFFMTGTAKDFLSTFPYTIMLALFLSLAISVLLVPFFNTIFIKKGLHHNKKDEDKEKKKSMLEKLQHFFDKSVESAMKHYKITVGIGVLSIVVGVFFFSNLSQELFPVIERNQFAVEVYLSKNSSLEETEKVVKAFEKVMEKDERIQDYTSFIGESSPRFHMVYAPNLPAKNYAQILVTTTSDDATEEVLKEYDKKYSEMFTNAYVRMKQLNMVAKPAQVEVRLFGDNIDTLKSYGDKIIDLARETPETIWSRTNYGEMQQTLTIDIDEAEASHLGLTSEDIANTIAMNMEGLNATQVWDGDYAINVRIKAEDHKDQSVSSLRELSIISPNTGKTVPLRQVAKIAPGWEQEQIVRRNGMRCLTVRVDIEKGAVANVVLGKLRPKIEEMMLPDSITVDYGGEHEMSQENLMPMGISLSISVLIIFLILLWHFREFKQALLSFITMPLSIFGAALGLMLMQYPFGFTSFLGLLALCGIVVRNGIILIDFANELRVHHDHSVYQAAAHAAKRRMRPIFLTSSAAAVGVTPMIISRSSLWGPLGTVIAFGLMMSMILTLYVLPVLYWLFFRNEKDEEENDKTKENNANA; encoded by the coding sequence ATGAAAAAACAAGGTTCTATGATAGAATGGGCAATGAAAAACAAGGCTTTTCCACTGGCATTAACTTTTATTTTTGTGCTGATTGGCTTGTTAGGGCTTTTCAATATGCCCCGTAACGAATTTCCTGAATTTACGATTCGGCAAGGATTGGTAATGGGGTTTTATCCCGGTGCCAATTCACAAGAAGTAGAGGAGCAGCTTACCGCTAAAGTTGAAAAGTTTCTCTTCAGCTATAATGAAGTAGACAAAGAAAAAACCTACTCCTATTCGCGAGAAGGCGAAATGTACATTTATGTAGAAGTAGCCGACCGTATAGGGCACAATGAAACTGAACAATTTTGGAACAAGCTTAAGAATGATCTATTAATCTTTCAGCAACGTAATGTTCCTCCGGGTGTTAAGGGAATTATAGTAAACAGTGATTTTGGAAGTACTGCCGCGATGATCCTGGCCGTAGAATCCAAAACCAGACCTTATAAAGACCTGCAAAAACACGTAGAAGAAATAGAAGATCAACTTCGGCAGCTGAAAGGGATGGCAAAAATTAGCCACTCTGGCGGATTTACCGAGCAAATTGCGGTTTACGTCGATCAAAATAAACTGGCACAATACGGCATTAGCCCGGGCACTTTAATGCAAAGCTTGCAATCGCAGGGAACCATAAGACCCAACGGAACTTTAGAGTCGCCTAGTTTTGACCGTCCTATAAACATGGAGGTGTTCCTTAAAAATGTGACCGATATTTCCAACCACATTGTAAGCACCGATCGGGACGGTCGTGTGATCCGTATAAAAGATATTGCAGAAGTAAAAAAGGAATACGAAGATCCAGACTCCTTTATTACCGCCAACGGAACCAAAGCGATGATCATCACGCTAGAGATGGCTTCCGGTAACAATATTGTACAATTTGGAGACCGAATTGATGAAAAACTCGACACCTTTAAAGAACAACTTCCGCAGGATATTGAGTTAAGAAAAATTGCAAACCAGCCCGAAGTAGTTCATCATTCCATAAGCTACTTCCTTAAAGAATTCGGCTTTGCCCTGGCAGGGGTAATTATTGTAACGCTACTGCTTTTACCTTTTCGTGTAGCTTCAGTTGCCGCAGCAACCATTCCTATTACCATTCTGGCCACCCTTGCTTTAATGTTTATGCTGGGAATGGAGCTGAATACTGTAACCTTAGCCGCCCTAATTATCGTGCTGGGAATTGTCGTAGATGATCCCATTGTGGTGATAGACAACCACGTAGAAAAACTAGATGAAGGGCAATCCGTTTGGAAAGCGGCCTTAAATAGTGCCAAAGAACTTTTTCCATCGGTATTTACAGCAACCCTTGCTATATCGGCCACTTTCCTGCCTTTAGTATTCTTTATGACGGGAACCGCGAAAGACTTTTTAAGTACCTTCCCCTATACCATAATGCTGGCATTATTCCTTTCGCTGGCCATTTCTGTATTATTAGTGCCCTTCTTCAATACCATATTCATTAAAAAAGGATTGCACCATAACAAAAAGGATGAAGACAAAGAGAAGAAAAAATCGATGCTAGAAAAGTTACAGCACTTTTTCGATAAGAGTGTTGAAAGCGCCATGAAGCATTATAAAATTACAGTAGGTATTGGTGTACTTTCTATAGTTGTAGGAGTATTCTTTTTCTCTAACCTATCGCAGGAATTGTTTCCGGTAATTGAAAGGAACCAGTTTGCAGTAGAAGTTTATCTTTCTAAAAACAGCAGTCTCGAGGAAACAGAAAAAGTAGTTAAAGCGTTTGAGAAGGTAATGGAAAAAGATGAGCGTATTCAAGACTATACCAGTTTTATAGGCGAAAGTTCTCCAAGATTTCATATGGTATATGCGCCTAACCTTCCTGCTAAAAACTACGCCCAAATTTTAGTGACCACTACCTCAGACGATGCTACGGAAGAGGTGTTAAAAGAATATGATAAAAAATATTCTGAAATGTTTACCAATGCGTATGTAAGGATGAAACAGCTGAATATGGTTGCCAAACCTGCGCAGGTAGAAGTGCGCCTTTTTGGTGATAATATTGACACCTTGAAAAGCTACGGAGATAAAATCATTGACCTGGCAAGAGAAACTCCGGAAACCATTTGGTCCAGAACCAATTATGGCGAAATGCAGCAAACCCTTACCATTGATATTGATGAAGCCGAAGCCTCACATCTAGGTTTAACCAGCGAAGATATTGCCAACACTATAGCAATGAATATGGAAGGCTTAAATGCCACACAGGTTTGGGATGGGGATTACGCTATTAACGTAAGAATAAAGGCTGAAGATCATAAAGATCAATCGGTTTCCAGCCTAAGGGAATTATCCATTATTTCACCTAACACCGGTAAAACAGTACCGCTACGTCAGGTAGCCAAAATAGCCCCGGGTTGGGAACAAGAACAAATTGTTAGACGTAACGGAATGCGCTGTTTAACGGTACGCGTAGATATCGAAAAAGGAGCCGTAGCTAATGTAGTATTAGGCAAGCTTCGTCCCAAAATAGAAGAAATGATGCTTCCCGATAGCATTACTGTAGACTATGGAGGCGAACACGAAATGAGTCAGGAAAACCTAATGCCTATGGGAATCTCATTATCCATAAGTGTACTTATTATTTTCCTCATCCTGCTTTGGCATTTTAGGGAATTTAAACAAGCCCTATTAAGTTTCATCACAATGCCACTTAGTATATTTGGTGCAGCCTTAGGGCTAATGTTAATGCAATATCCTTTTGGATTTACTTCCTTCTTAGGATTATTGGCACTTTGTGGGATCGTGGTAAGAAACGGTATTATTTTAATCGATTTTGCCAATGAATTAAGAGTCCATCACGACCATTCAGTTTACCAAGCTGCCGCACACGCCGCCAAACGAAGAATGCGTCCTATTTTCCTTACCTCCTCTGCCGCCGCTGTCGGAGTGACCCCAATGATTATTAGTAGGTCAAGTTTATGGGGACCATTAGGAACAGTTATCGCCTTTGGTTTAATGATGTCTATGATACTTACCCTATATGTTTTACCGGTATTATACTGGTTGTTCTTTAGGAACGAAAAAGACGAAGAGGAAAATGACAAAACAAAAGAAAATAATGCAAACGCCTAG
- a CDS encoding TolC family protein: MKTIFIKNSTPLVIWCMLSFLSCGSLFAQQKLNLEEVKEAALSYSHDIKNGKIRIEQAEAAKQEAIANYFPQVSATGIGLYGFKDFVPPIPEMLPDGIDNFYQAGATATEVVYAGGKIRNYSALASLQAETRTIQAEQATDSVILNTEQKYWQLVQVQEQLKAIRASKMYLDELLKQQQDLLSAGLIAKNQLLRVRTNRSRVLLQQSKLGNQRKLALLDLGLYVGKIYDTTTVVADTLKQVTPPRLKYPKPDLDFQNNNNYKLLEKSITASQLQTKITKADLLPQVSVGVNAGYFGTFNDAIDSQFMPVAFGMVSIPISDWWGAGRHKVKQKALQEKIVQNNFEDRKDELKIGIMKSWYDLMDAYKQINYAKDNLEYANENLKVQRDNYNSGLNNLTDLLDAQQQEESAETEYANAYANYKIAESKYLFVTDNL, translated from the coding sequence ATGAAAACGATATTCATAAAAAACAGTACACCCCTTGTCATTTGGTGTATGCTAAGTTTTTTGTCTTGCGGAAGTTTATTTGCGCAACAAAAACTGAATTTAGAAGAAGTTAAGGAAGCCGCATTATCGTACAGCCACGATATTAAAAACGGAAAAATAAGAATAGAACAGGCCGAAGCCGCCAAACAAGAAGCTATTGCCAATTATTTTCCCCAAGTGAGTGCTACAGGAATTGGTCTATATGGGTTTAAGGACTTTGTCCCGCCTATACCTGAAATGTTGCCCGATGGAATCGATAATTTTTATCAGGCCGGGGCAACAGCAACCGAAGTTGTTTATGCCGGTGGAAAAATAAGAAACTATAGCGCTTTGGCAAGTCTTCAGGCAGAAACCCGAACCATACAAGCCGAGCAGGCAACAGATTCGGTAATTCTAAATACCGAACAAAAATACTGGCAACTGGTACAGGTACAAGAACAACTTAAAGCCATACGCGCCAGTAAAATGTACCTGGACGAATTACTGAAGCAACAACAGGATTTGCTTTCAGCTGGACTTATCGCTAAAAATCAATTACTTCGGGTAAGGACCAACCGCAGTAGAGTACTTTTACAACAAAGCAAACTCGGCAATCAGCGTAAACTGGCATTACTTGATTTAGGGCTTTATGTAGGGAAAATTTACGATACAACCACCGTCGTTGCCGATACGTTAAAGCAAGTCACCCCACCCCGACTTAAATATCCTAAGCCCGATCTCGATTTTCAAAACAATAATAATTACAAGCTGCTTGAAAAATCGATAACCGCATCCCAATTGCAAACGAAGATTACAAAAGCCGACTTATTACCACAGGTTTCTGTGGGGGTAAACGCAGGTTATTTCGGGACGTTCAACGATGCGATTGACAGTCAGTTTATGCCGGTGGCCTTTGGGATGGTTAGCATTCCCATCTCCGATTGGTGGGGAGCCGGTCGCCATAAAGTGAAGCAAAAAGCACTGCAGGAAAAAATTGTGCAGAATAATTTTGAAGATCGCAAAGACGAGCTTAAAATAGGCATTATGAAGTCCTGGTACGACCTGATGGACGCCTATAAGCAAATTAATTATGCAAAGGACAATCTGGAGTATGCCAATGAGAACCTAAAGGTACAACGGGATAATTACAACAGCGGACTGAACAACCTTACGGATCTGTTAGACGCGCAACAACAAGAAGAATCGGCAGAAACCGAATACGCCAATGCCTATGCCAATTATAAGATTGCAGAATCAAAGTATTTGTTTGTAACGGATAATTTATAA
- a CDS encoding TraG family conjugative transposon ATPase, whose protein sequence is MNTINLSTYQPIADIQDNILFANNGNVVVCYKGNLPEIYSLSEKDFEDMHGAWFQALKSLPVGTVVHKQDVYLKKQYTAEELPYTTFLEKATSDHFKGRKYINHNCYLFFTLTKNKALNNSKYVNPFRKVSKTIIQELDDNVQHFISAVSDSVSFINNSRKMKFFPLNPKEIQAITKEYFNGFNKGFDTDIILDKKNVNIGENYFDALAINSELCFGESVQTSKTNDKFTSDDFVFHQGFIDGLGLTLNENHIVNQILYLDDKHKWRKLLDKKVVELNKSSNFGSQNKVVLGKIQHILDQINADDNARIIRGHLNIIFWDRDARSLDRITSKIKTEFKELDIIPYYPRGEERKNYILNSYCGFSSNFSNNDLYVTDLKHALCLLINNSNYKSDSTGIIFNDREHNIPVLKDVWDEQKKRIKARNFAIFAPTGEGKSFLANNILRQYFESGVRLVIIDLGGSYTKFAKLYSEQYTVLRYESGKNLGINPFYISDTNDLSPERLEDLSVFLFELFASDLKVTKAQSVAVKKILRHYYHSISENHSLNGFYNFIENNQKNLLKQLKIHPDYFNVTSFLHVMSEYVGDGLYSFLFEVSEDQTYKIEDKRLIVFELDEVKDNKEILSVMLKLIKSAIQRTIWKNRAEKGIILFDEFAKQLKFDNVLESVEFYYQAIRKQNGAIGIILQSINQLPNSSTSASILENTQVIYSLNNEKGYGELVKRLNLSSHDLNQLKSIKNNLTGQRKYTEMFIKIGKESNIFRLEVPKEVYAAYLTDGKENETIMATYNRTNNMEAAIKEFIAKT, encoded by the coding sequence ATGAACACAATTAATCTTTCTACTTATCAGCCCATTGCGGATATCCAAGACAATATCCTATTTGCCAATAATGGCAATGTTGTGGTATGCTATAAAGGAAACCTACCAGAAATCTATTCCTTGTCTGAAAAGGATTTTGAGGATATGCACGGGGCTTGGTTTCAGGCATTAAAATCATTGCCTGTCGGTACCGTAGTTCACAAGCAAGATGTCTATCTCAAAAAGCAATATACCGCTGAAGAGCTTCCCTATACCACATTTTTGGAAAAAGCCACAAGCGATCATTTTAAAGGCCGAAAATATATCAACCACAACTGTTATCTCTTCTTTACCCTAACCAAAAATAAAGCGCTGAACAACTCTAAATATGTCAACCCTTTCCGCAAGGTCTCAAAAACGATAATTCAGGAATTAGATGACAATGTTCAGCATTTTATAAGTGCCGTAAGTGATTCCGTTTCCTTTATCAACAACAGTCGGAAAATGAAATTTTTTCCGCTTAACCCAAAGGAAATTCAAGCGATAACCAAAGAATATTTTAATGGCTTTAACAAAGGCTTTGACACCGATATTATTCTAGATAAGAAAAACGTCAACATCGGCGAAAACTATTTTGATGCCCTGGCCATCAACAGCGAACTGTGCTTTGGCGAAAGTGTACAGACTAGCAAAACCAATGATAAATTCACTTCAGACGATTTTGTATTTCACCAAGGGTTTATTGATGGCTTAGGGCTTACGCTAAACGAGAACCATATCGTTAACCAAATCCTGTATTTGGATGACAAACATAAATGGCGCAAGCTGCTTGATAAGAAAGTGGTAGAGCTTAACAAAAGCTCGAATTTCGGTTCGCAAAACAAAGTGGTGCTGGGTAAAATCCAGCACATCCTGGATCAGATCAATGCCGATGATAATGCCCGGATTATACGCGGACACTTAAACATCATTTTCTGGGACCGGGATGCCCGGAGCCTTGATAGAATTACCTCCAAAATAAAAACGGAATTTAAGGAACTGGATATTATTCCCTACTATCCACGGGGCGAAGAGCGGAAGAATTATATTCTGAACAGCTACTGCGGTTTTTCTTCTAATTTCTCCAATAACGATTTGTATGTAACGGATCTAAAACACGCGCTTTGCTTATTGATCAATAACAGCAATTACAAATCAGATTCCACCGGAATTATATTCAATGACCGTGAACATAACATTCCCGTGCTTAAAGATGTTTGGGACGAACAAAAAAAACGAATCAAGGCACGGAACTTTGCCATTTTTGCGCCAACCGGTGAGGGAAAATCCTTTTTGGCCAATAACATTCTGCGTCAATATTTTGAAAGCGGAGTACGCCTGGTCATTATCGATTTGGGTGGTTCTTATACTAAATTTGCCAAGCTTTATTCTGAACAATACACCGTACTCCGCTATGAAAGTGGAAAAAACCTGGGTATCAATCCATTTTACATCAGCGATACCAATGACCTGAGCCCGGAACGCTTGGAGGATTTATCGGTATTTCTCTTTGAACTCTTTGCTTCTGATTTAAAAGTAACCAAGGCACAATCGGTTGCCGTAAAAAAGATTCTACGTCATTATTACCATAGTATTTCTGAAAATCACTCGCTGAATGGTTTTTACAATTTTATTGAGAACAATCAAAAAAACCTCTTAAAGCAACTTAAAATCCATCCCGACTATTTCAACGTTACCAGCTTTTTACACGTAATGTCCGAGTACGTCGGCGATGGTCTATATAGCTTCCTTTTTGAAGTCAGTGAAGACCAGACCTATAAAATAGAAGATAAGCGTCTTATTGTATTTGAACTGGACGAAGTCAAGGACAATAAAGAAATCCTCTCCGTAATGCTCAAGCTGATTAAATCGGCCATTCAACGCACCATTTGGAAGAACCGTGCTGAAAAAGGGATTATTCTTTTTGATGAGTTTGCCAAGCAACTGAAGTTTGACAACGTACTGGAAAGCGTAGAATTTTATTATCAAGCCATTCGGAAACAAAATGGTGCAATCGGCATCATTCTGCAATCCATTAACCAGCTCCCGAACAGTTCCACTTCAGCAAGCATCCTTGAAAACACGCAGGTCATTTATAGCCTGAACAACGAGAAAGGCTATGGGGAACTAGTCAAACGGCTCAACCTCTCCAGCCATGATCTGAATCAGTTAAAATCTATCAAAAACAATCTTACCGGCCAAAGGAAATACACTGAAATGTTTATCAAAATTGGAAAAGAAAGCAACATTTTCCGCTTGGAAGTTCCCAAGGAAGTTTATGCCGCTTACTTGACCGACGGTAAGGAAAATGAAACCATAATGGCCACTTATAATAGAACAAATAATATGGAAGCCGCCATAAAAGAATTCATCGCTAAAACATAA
- a CDS encoding conjugal transfer protein TraK, producing the protein MKTPYKNIYAVLKTNRFIVLAVVICSLLSSCFAIWMVFNINKKTLNNAFAINTDGSIIPLKLVSQKENFKVEALAHLQLFHNYFYNIDASNYEKNLEKALWLGNSSVDNLYRQKKAGGVYNRLLQYSLVQKVLSIDSQVEEQNGTYSFKTVTVFEINRGSIIDTYQLISTGNLMTVDRNFPNNPHGLLITDYFEKSLKKLNNKNP; encoded by the coding sequence ATGAAAACACCTTACAAGAATATTTACGCCGTCCTTAAAACAAATCGGTTCATTGTTTTGGCTGTTGTAATATGCTCTTTACTCTCCAGCTGTTTTGCCATTTGGATGGTATTTAACATCAACAAAAAAACCCTAAACAACGCTTTTGCCATCAATACCGATGGCAGTATCATTCCCTTGAAGCTAGTTAGTCAGAAAGAGAATTTTAAAGTAGAGGCTTTGGCGCATTTACAATTGTTCCATAATTATTTTTACAATATTGACGCAAGTAATTATGAAAAGAATTTAGAAAAGGCACTGTGGCTGGGCAATAGCTCAGTCGATAATCTATATCGTCAAAAAAAGGCAGGTGGTGTTTATAATCGACTGCTGCAATATTCCCTGGTTCAAAAAGTATTGAGTATCGATTCCCAAGTCGAAGAACAAAATGGAACTTATTCCTTCAAAACGGTTACTGTCTTTGAGATCAATAGGGGCTCGATCATCGACACGTATCAATTGATTTCTACTGGAAACCTGATGACCGTAGATCGAAACTTTCCCAACAATCCACACGGATTGCTCATCACCGATTATTTCGAAAAATCCCTTAAAAAATTAAATAATAAAAACCCATAA
- a CDS encoding TetR/AcrR family transcriptional regulator, protein MKDDLVKDHIINSSVAVFKKLGFDKVTMDNIAKAANKGRSTLYYYFKNKHEVFEQVAEMEYFSIIEPAKAKIKKSNTIGENLRLYNEIKLKSLINKTKEYTFLLEDIKQNFNIAHSLFMKLRHIENSIFQEILTWAIHKKEIAPISQENMQFLAMTMVTAYSGLEKEMLLYGSIENMSVRLDWLVNILIKGLKYDQ, encoded by the coding sequence TTAAAGATCACATTATTAATTCTTCCGTGGCGGTATTTAAAAAATTGGGGTTTGATAAAGTCACAATGGATAATATTGCCAAAGCCGCAAATAAAGGTAGAAGCACACTCTACTATTACTTTAAAAACAAACATGAAGTTTTTGAGCAGGTGGCCGAAATGGAATACTTTTCTATAATAGAACCTGCCAAAGCGAAAATTAAAAAATCTAACACTATTGGAGAAAACCTACGGTTATATAATGAGATTAAACTCAAAAGTCTCATAAATAAAACCAAAGAGTATACTTTTTTGCTAGAAGACATTAAGCAAAACTTCAACATTGCTCATTCCCTATTTATGAAGTTAAGACATATAGAGAATAGTATTTTTCAAGAAATACTCACGTGGGCAATCCATAAAAAAGAAATCGCCCCCATTAGTCAGGAAAATATGCAATTTTTAGCAATGACTATGGTAACCGCCTATAGCGGTTTAGAAAAAGAAATGCTCCTTTACGGTTCCATAGAAAATATGTCAGTAAGGCTCGATTGGCTTGTCAATATTCTTATTAAAGGTTTAAAATACGATCAATAA
- a CDS encoding efflux RND transporter periplasmic adaptor subunit codes for MRKFHFILLFCLATLTLQSCKKEEKEREIQPIEVKTVMVGNTSSEGSEAHFSATGRIAADKSVKLSFQVSGIIEQFPVSMGDFVQKGSLIAKIDGTAYQKQYEARRAQAEMAKDNYNRVAEVYNKGSIAEVKMVEARSNYKQAEAAAQASYQNVKFTRITAPFTGYIGEKMMETGDLASPGQPIVDFFDIDKLKAIIPIPDDQVNQYQTGDKAIVKIEVLDTVYEGEITEISVQSDSNTPSYTAKITITNQNKKIKPGMACTVTLPEKEKSSEEASNTFIVPVETVSVTEKNENFVYVVNENKAERRIVKTGKLYNNGIAITEGLQKGDQLITSGYHKLTQDTPVTIKNKQ; via the coding sequence ATGCGCAAGTTTCATTTCATCCTTTTGTTTTGTTTGGCAACGTTAACGCTTCAAAGTTGTAAAAAAGAAGAAAAAGAAAGGGAAATTCAACCCATCGAGGTTAAAACCGTAATGGTAGGCAACACTTCTTCTGAAGGTAGTGAAGCCCATTTTTCTGCCACTGGTAGAATTGCTGCCGATAAAAGTGTAAAACTAAGTTTTCAGGTTTCCGGAATCATTGAGCAGTTCCCGGTAAGTATGGGCGATTTTGTGCAAAAAGGAAGCCTAATTGCCAAAATAGATGGCACAGCCTATCAAAAACAGTATGAAGCAAGAAGAGCGCAGGCTGAAATGGCAAAAGACAATTACAATCGTGTAGCAGAAGTTTATAACAAAGGTAGTATTGCTGAAGTAAAAATGGTAGAAGCACGCTCCAATTACAAACAGGCAGAAGCAGCCGCACAAGCCAGCTACCAAAACGTAAAGTTTACCCGCATCACCGCTCCTTTTACCGGTTATATTGGTGAAAAAATGATGGAAACCGGAGATCTGGCATCACCCGGGCAACCCATCGTCGATTTTTTTGATATCGATAAGCTTAAAGCCATTATTCCTATTCCAGACGATCAGGTTAATCAATATCAAACCGGAGATAAAGCCATTGTGAAAATAGAAGTCTTGGATACTGTATATGAAGGTGAAATTACAGAAATATCCGTACAATCAGACAGCAACACCCCTAGCTATACCGCAAAAATTACCATTACTAATCAAAACAAAAAAATAAAACCCGGCATGGCCTGTACCGTTACACTTCCCGAAAAGGAAAAATCTTCAGAAGAAGCCTCTAACACTTTCATTGTTCCTGTAGAAACCGTATCGGTAACCGAAAAGAATGAAAATTTTGTCTATGTAGTCAATGAAAATAAGGCAGAACGACGCATTGTAAAAACCGGAAAACTATACAACAATGGCATCGCCATCACTGAAGGTTTACAGAAAGGAGATCAGCTTATCACATCAGGCTATCATAAGCTTACGCAGGACACTCCGGTTACTATTAAAAACAAACAATAA